One genomic window of Punica granatum isolate Tunisia-2019 chromosome 1, ASM765513v2, whole genome shotgun sequence includes the following:
- the LOC116193288 gene encoding LOW QUALITY PROTEIN: abscisic acid receptor PYR1-like (The sequence of the model RefSeq protein was modified relative to this genomic sequence to represent the inferred CDS: deleted 1 base in 1 codon), which yields MQRGDGSQEAEQEPATAGTVVTAHHESVPAGLTWDEFNELVPVVRELHTYRLTPGRCSSLLAQRIHAPRATVWSIVRRFDRPQVYKHFIKSCSVGDDFTLTAGCTRYVSVITGLPAETSTERLDMLDDERHITGFSIIGGEHRLRNYRSVTSVHEIHRDGKVWTVVLESYVVDVPGGNTEEDTRLFADTVVKLNLQKLAAIAEGLARDAAHSNNNNSSTDR from the exons ATGCAGAGGGGCGACGGCTCTCAAGAAGCGGAGCAAGAACCGGCGACTGCCGGGACCGTCGTCACGGCCcaccatgagtcggtgccggCCGGCCTGACCTGGGACGAGTTCAACGAGCTGGTGCCGGTCGTGAGGGAGCTGCACACCTACAGGCTAACCCCCGGGCGGTGTTCCTCCCTGCTTGCCCAGAGGATCCACGCGCCACGCGCCACCGTCTGGTCCATCGTCCGCCGCTTCGACCGGCCTCAGGTCTACAAGCACTTCATCAAGAGCTGCTCCGTCGGCGACGACTTCACATTGACCGCCGGATGCACCCG GTACGTGAGCGTGATAACGGGCCTGCCAGCGGAGACGTCGACGGAGAGGCTAGACATGCTGGACGACGAGCGGCACATCACGGGGTTCAGCATCATCGGGGGCGAGCACAGGCTGAGGAACTACAGGTCCGTGACGTCGGTCCACGAGATCCATCGCGACGGCAAGGTCTGGACCGTCGTGCTTGAGTCATACGTGGTGGACGTGCCGGGGGGCAACACTGAGGAGGACACCCGGCTGTTCGCTGACACGGTCGTGAAGCTGAACCTGCAGAAGCTCGCCGCCATCGCAGAAGGGCTGGCACGTGACGCGGCTCAT AGTAATAATAACAACTCCTCGACCGACCGGTGA
- the LOC116193289 gene encoding uncharacterized protein LOC116193289, with the protein MSRKGAVNHYKLCRQPGHNWKTCPLGGKGTTQPDTVCQSSAPIITNILGSVSAERSTMLGNEGGLLVGREGDCSRKNITLKELEVQPKRKMAKRRTGASKIRGKQAAQLGLEFHVCLVQ; encoded by the exons ATGTCCAGGAAAGGAGCTGTTAATCATTACAAGCTTTGTAGGCAACCTGGCCATAACTGGAAAACATGCCCTCTTGGTGGCAAGGGCACTACTCAACCA GATACTGTTTGTCAATCATCTGCCCCAATAATAACCAATATATTAGGATCTGTTTCAGCAGAAAGGAGTACCATG CTTGGCAATGAAGGGGGATTGCTTGTTGGGAGGGAAGGTGATTGCtcaaggaaaaatatcacACTCAAGGAACTTGAAGTTCaaccaaaaaggaaaatggcTAAGAGAAGGACAGGTGCAAGCAAAATCAGAGGAAAGCAGGCAGCTCAACTGGGGCTTGAGTTCCATGTTTGTTTGGTTCAGTAA